In one Candidatus Woesearchaeota archaeon B3_Woes genomic region, the following are encoded:
- a CDS encoding AAA family ATPase, whose protein sequence is MRGYKDVFENLHKEIGKVVVGQSEAIEQTLIAMLCNGNALLEGYPGLAKTLAVRTLSQIMSLKFSRIQNTPDLMPSDITGTYIIEEVSGKRSFKFQPGPVFANVVLADEINRATPKTQSALLEAMQEKQVTVGNETYKLDEPFFVLATQNPIEQEGTYPLPEAQSDRFLLKINVGYPTKDEESKIVDRFTSEERNVKLRELLNKTNIISMQQHVRQVPIANDIKKRVLDIVTSTRENKNLIQYGASPRASIGLILAAKARALINGRNHVSNEDVNIMAYPVLRHRIILNFEAERKGLSPDNAIKHILDHVK, encoded by the coding sequence ATGAGAGGATATAAAGATGTTTTTGAAAATTTACATAAGGAAATTGGCAAGGTTGTTGTAGGACAGAGCGAAGCAATTGAGCAGACACTTATAGCAATGCTTTGTAATGGCAACGCTTTATTAGAAGGGTATCCTGGTCTTGCAAAAACACTGGCAGTGAGGACTTTATCTCAGATAATGAGTCTAAAGTTCAGCAGAATACAAAATACACCAGACTTAATGCCTTCTGATATTACAGGAACATACATAATTGAAGAAGTATCTGGAAAAAGAAGCTTTAAGTTTCAACCAGGGCCAGTATTTGCTAATGTTGTTTTAGCAGATGAAATAAACAGAGCAACACCAAAAACACAATCTGCTCTATTAGAAGCAATGCAGGAAAAACAAGTTACAGTTGGCAATGAAACATACAAATTAGATGAACCCTTTTTTGTTCTAGCTACTCAAAACCCAATTGAACAAGAAGGAACATATCCTTTACCAGAAGCGCAATCAGATAGATTTCTACTAAAGATTAATGTTGGCTATCCAACCAAAGATGAAGAATCTAAGATTGTAGACAGGTTTACTTCTGAAGAAAGAAATGTTAAATTAAGGGAATTGCTCAACAAAACTAATATTATCTCAATGCAGCAACATGTAAGACAGGTTCCTATTGCAAATGACATAAAAAAGAGAGTATTAGATATAGTTACATCAACAAGAGAAAATAAAAATCTTATACAATATGGGGCTTCACCAAGAGCATCAATTGGATTAATACTAGCAGCAAAAGCAAGAGCCTTGATTAATGGCAGAAATCACGTTAGTAATGAAGACGTGAATATTATGGCTTACCCTGTTTTAAGGCATAGGATAATCTTAAACTTCGAAGCAGAAAGAAAAGGATTGTCTCCAGATAACGCTATAAAACACATTTTAGATCATGTAAAATAA
- a CDS encoding DUF58 domain-containing protein has protein sequence MIDTSFLDHLKKFSLIVNKRVTSIYSGQKLSTAAGRGISFRDHRIYSFGDDFRSIDWKVFARTDDLYIKNYEEERNLSVHILVDYSASMNFGKPRSKFDYAAMIGVGFAYLAMKDNEKFQFATFSDKLDLFQPRRGMHQLASMVDHLNNIKIEGKTDLFNTLLSYKNLIGSKSLIIIISDLLFDPEQIKDSLIMLGKHDIKLIQVLDKQERNINMEGDFRLKDSETKDELRTFISPRLVQNYNKMLDGHTAKIKDICNGLGVEFYQATSSTPIFDTFYEVLKR, from the coding sequence ATGATAGACACATCTTTTTTAGATCATCTAAAGAAATTTAGTCTAATTGTAAACAAAAGAGTAACATCTATTTATTCAGGCCAAAAACTATCAACAGCAGCTGGAAGAGGAATAAGCTTTAGAGACCACAGAATCTATTCTTTTGGAGATGACTTTAGATCAATTGATTGGAAAGTCTTTGCACGTACAGACGACCTATACATTAAAAATTATGAAGAAGAAAGAAATCTTAGTGTTCATATCCTTGTTGATTATTCTGCTTCAATGAATTTTGGAAAACCAAGATCAAAATTTGATTACGCTGCAATGATTGGTGTTGGATTTGCATACTTAGCAATGAAAGATAATGAAAAATTCCAATTTGCGACATTCTCAGATAAATTAGACCTATTCCAACCTAGAAGGGGAATGCACCAACTAGCATCAATGGTAGATCACCTAAACAATATAAAAATTGAAGGCAAAACAGACCTATTCAACACTTTATTATCTTATAAAAATTTAATCGGATCAAAATCCCTTATAATAATTATCTCAGATTTGTTATTTGACCCAGAACAGATCAAAGATTCATTAATAATGTTAGGAAAGCACGATATAAAATTAATCCAGGTTTTAGATAAACAAGAAAGAAACATTAATATGGAAGGAGATTTTAGATTAAAAGATTCTGAAACAAAAGACGAACTAAGAACTTTTATAAGCCCAAGACTAGTGCAAAACTATAACAAAATGCTGGATGGACATACTGCAAAAATAAAAGATATATGCAATGGTTTAGGGGTAGAATTTTATCAAGCAACTTCAAGTACTCCAATCTTTGATACATTTTATGAGGTTCTTAAAAGATGA
- a CDS encoding NAD(P)H-hydrate dehydratase — MITKKDIKLPKHKSTSHKGQNGEVLIIGGNEDYIGCLALAGLAALRTGIDWITIAAPEKTAWAISCLSSDLITKKCKGKYFTLKNYKEIMDLVEKHDAILIGNGIGQNKETKLFIKKLVKNIKKPKVIDADGIKAISLKELDNSILCPHKKEFELLLKNTKIKEKNLKKHIKNNIIVRKGKIDQIITKTKTFHNKTGNEAMTKAGTGDVLAGLAVGFLAQGLTPKQSAINAAYINGKMGDYLKKKKGYSFIASDLIQDYKKLLK; from the coding sequence ATGATAACAAAAAAAGATATCAAACTTCCAAAACATAAATCAACTTCACATAAAGGACAGAATGGAGAAGTGTTAATCATTGGTGGAAATGAAGATTATATTGGTTGTCTAGCTCTAGCTGGTTTAGCAGCATTAAGAACAGGAATTGACTGGATTACAATAGCAGCTCCGGAAAAAACAGCATGGGCAATAAGCTGCCTATCTTCAGACTTAATAACAAAAAAATGTAAAGGGAAATATTTCACACTAAAAAATTACAAAGAAATAATGGATTTAGTTGAAAAACACGATGCTATCTTAATAGGAAATGGCATTGGACAAAATAAAGAAACAAAATTATTCATTAAAAAGTTGGTAAAAAATATTAAAAAGCCAAAAGTCATAGATGCAGATGGAATAAAAGCAATCAGCCTAAAAGAACTAGATAATTCAATACTATGCCCTCATAAAAAAGAATTTGAATTATTACTAAAAAACACAAAAATTAAAGAAAAAAATCTAAAAAAACACATCAAAAATAATATAATTGTAAGAAAAGGAAAAATAGATCAAATAATAACCAAAACTAAAACATTCCATAATAAAACAGGAAACGAGGCAATGACAAAAGCAGGAACAGGAGATGTTTTAGCTGGTCTAGCAGTTGGTTTTTTAGCTCAGGGATTAACTCCAAAACAATCTGCAATAAACGCAGCATATATAAATGGAAAAATGGGAGATTATTTAAAAAAGAAAAAAGGATACAGCTTTATAGCATCAGATTTAATCCAGGATTATAAAAAATTATTAAAATAA
- a CDS encoding RNA-binding protein, giving the protein MKNKELLEKTNMLKPVLRIGKNGLTESVIKELKNHLKKKKLIKVKLLKSFIQNKDRKKIAAELVAKTNSEIIQQVGFVVVLHKEK; this is encoded by the coding sequence ATGAAAAACAAAGAACTATTAGAAAAAACAAACATGCTTAAACCTGTTTTAAGAATTGGAAAAAACGGTTTAACAGAAAGCGTAATAAAAGAACTAAAAAATCACCTAAAAAAGAAAAAATTAATTAAGGTAAAACTCTTAAAGTCCTTTATACAGAATAAAGACAGGAAAAAAATAGCAGCAGAATTAGTTGCAAAAACAAATTCAGAAATAATACAACAAGTTGGTTTTGTTGTTGTACTACACAAGGAAAAATAA
- the rbcL gene encoding type III ribulose-bisphosphate carboxylase, with translation MLNYIDLKYKPSLDDVIVEYFVEPNKISVSEAAEQIAAESSIGTWTSIVTMSPKIAKKLKPTVFSIKGSYIKIAYPPELFEYDNIPQILSAVAGNVFGMKLLKNLRLEDISLPKKIVDKYKGPAFGIQGVRKIVGVKNRPLVGTIVKPKVGLSAKEHAQVAKHAWVGGCDVVKDDENLTDQSFNRFEDRVIHTIDARNKAEDMTGEKKVYMPNITAETQEMIKRAEFVKKSGGRYIMIDILTAGWSAVQTIRNLNLGLVIHAHRAMHAALTRNPKHGISMLTISKLSRLVGVDQLHIGTVVGKMEGSSAEVMGCEIEIEERIVQPNKNIHCLEQRWYNLKPTFAVCSGGLHPGMVPDLIKMMGKNIIIQMGGGIHGHPLGTLKGAQAARQAVDAVLKKKSLKKYAISHSELKKALEKWS, from the coding sequence ATGCTTAATTATATTGATCTTAAATACAAACCTTCTCTTGATGATGTTATTGTGGAATACTTTGTTGAACCAAATAAGATTTCTGTGAGTGAAGCTGCTGAACAGATTGCAGCTGAATCTTCTATTGGAACATGGACTAGTATTGTAACTATGAGTCCAAAGATTGCTAAAAAATTAAAGCCAACTGTATTTTCAATAAAAGGAAGTTACATAAAAATTGCTTATCCTCCTGAACTTTTTGAATATGATAATATTCCTCAGATACTAAGTGCTGTTGCAGGAAATGTTTTTGGAATGAAACTTCTTAAAAATTTGAGATTAGAAGATATAAGTCTGCCAAAAAAGATTGTTGATAAATATAAAGGGCCTGCTTTTGGGATTCAAGGTGTTAGGAAGATAGTAGGAGTTAAAAATAGACCTTTAGTTGGAACAATTGTAAAACCAAAGGTTGGGTTAAGTGCAAAAGAGCACGCACAAGTAGCTAAACACGCCTGGGTTGGTGGTTGTGATGTTGTAAAAGATGATGAGAATTTAACAGATCAGTCATTTAACAGATTTGAAGACAGGGTTATTCATACAATAGATGCAAGAAACAAGGCAGAGGATATGACTGGTGAAAAAAAGGTTTACATGCCTAATATAACTGCTGAAACTCAAGAGATGATAAAAAGAGCAGAGTTTGTAAAGAAATCTGGTGGAAGATACATTATGATTGATATTTTAACAGCTGGTTGGAGTGCTGTACAAACAATAAGAAACCTTAATTTAGGATTGGTTATTCATGCTCACAGAGCAATGCATGCTGCTTTAACCAGAAATCCTAAACATGGTATTTCAATGCTGACAATTTCTAAATTATCTAGATTAGTTGGTGTTGATCAGCTTCATATAGGAACTGTTGTTGGAAAAATGGAAGGTTCTTCTGCTGAAGTTATGGGATGTGAGATTGAGATTGAGGAAAGAATTGTACAGCCAAATAAAAATATTCATTGTTTAGAGCAAAGATGGTATAATCTAAAACCAACTTTTGCTGTTTGTTCTGGTGGATTACATCCTGGAATGGTTCCTGATTTAATTAAGATGATGGGAAAGAATATAATTATTCAGATGGGTGGAGGGATTCATGGCCATCCTCTGGGAACTTTAAAAGGTGCACAAGCAGCAAGACAGGCTGTTGATGCTGTATTAAAGAAAAAGAGTTTGAAAAAATATGCAATTTCTCATTCAGAATTAAAAAAGGCTTTAGAGAAGTGGAGTTAA
- a CDS encoding pseudouridine synthase, producing MQRVQKLLSNYGYCSRRKAEELIIAGKVKVNNKTITIGDKASEEDKISVDGKTVNKEKKVYLMLNKPVKCVTALNDPNHTTVMKYINVKERVFPIGRLDFYTSGLLLLTNDGDFANNIMHPRYEIKKTYQVELDKPITKDSLIEIEKGIDLEDGKTSPAKVKKIKDNIVEITIHEGRNRIIRRMVKKLGYSVKSLERIKIGNLSLGTLDQGEYRELTKQEKNISF from the coding sequence ATGCAAAGAGTTCAAAAATTACTCAGTAACTATGGGTATTGTAGTAGACGAAAAGCTGAAGAATTAATTATAGCTGGAAAAGTAAAAGTAAATAATAAAACAATAACAATTGGAGACAAAGCATCAGAAGAGGATAAGATTTCAGTTGATGGAAAAACAGTAAATAAAGAAAAAAAAGTATATTTAATGTTGAATAAACCAGTAAAATGCGTAACAGCACTTAATGACCCTAACCATACTACTGTTATGAAATATATTAATGTCAAAGAAAGAGTTTTTCCAATTGGAAGATTGGATTTTTATACTTCTGGATTATTACTTTTAACTAACGATGGAGATTTTGCAAATAATATTATGCATCCACGATATGAAATAAAAAAAACATATCAGGTTGAACTAGACAAACCAATAACTAAAGATTCTCTAATTGAAATTGAGAAAGGAATAGACTTAGAAGATGGAAAAACTTCACCTGCAAAAGTAAAAAAAATAAAAGATAATATTGTTGAAATTACAATTCATGAAGGAAGAAACAGAATCATTAGAAGAATGGTTAAAAAATTAGGATATAGTGTTAAATCTTTAGAAAGAATAAAAATTGGGAATTTAAGTCTAGGAACTCTAGACCAAGGAGAATATAGAGAATTAACAAAACAAGAAAAAAATATTTCGTTCTAG
- a CDS encoding sodium:proton exchanger, which yields MEILIEIGIIIIITTLIAGVMRLLRQPLIVGYILSGIVAGPYFLNIISSTETIDIFSRMGIALLLFIVGLNLSPKVIKEVGKVSSVTGIGQVIFTSLIGFFICKLFGFSTTTSIYVAIALAFSSTIIIMKLLSDKDDIGTLYGKIAIGFLIVQDLIVMLILMVISSISTGFDFTTLIFEIILKGFGLLLILFLVGVYILPKVTKLFAKSQELLLLFSISWCLALASLFHYFNFSMEIGALLAGVTLSLSPYRYEISSRMRPLRDFFIVLFFILLGSQMVFTSMHQYIPAILALSIFILIGNPIIVMTLMGLLGYTRRNSFLAGLTVAQISEFSLILVALGVQVGHLTNEILSLVTVIGLITIAGSSYMIIYANKIYPYLSKYLKIFEKRGSKVDEHKYHERDLYDIILFGCNRIGYDLIESFKKIKKKFLVIDYNPETIRGLAKEKIDCRYGDASDPELLNELSFSKAKMIYSTIPDFDTNLLLINKIRESNKKAIIIVVSHQIDEALELYDKGATYVIMPHFLGGSHASTLIEKYGLGFNKFLKEKVAHIENLRTKKKRGHEHPKHEGH from the coding sequence ATGGAAATATTAATTGAAATAGGAATAATCATTATAATAACTACTCTAATTGCAGGGGTGATGAGGTTGTTAAGACAACCTTTAATAGTGGGCTATATTCTTAGCGGTATAGTAGCAGGACCTTATTTTCTTAATATTATTAGTTCAACTGAAACTATAGATATATTCTCACGTATGGGCATAGCTTTACTTCTTTTTATTGTTGGTTTAAATTTAAGTCCTAAGGTCATAAAAGAAGTAGGTAAGGTTTCTTCAGTTACTGGAATTGGCCAAGTTATATTCACTTCCTTAATTGGTTTTTTTATATGTAAATTGTTTGGTTTCTCTACGACAACGTCAATATATGTTGCTATTGCTTTAGCATTCAGTAGCACTATAATTATTATGAAGCTTTTATCAGACAAAGATGATATTGGGACATTATATGGGAAAATTGCTATAGGTTTTTTAATTGTTCAAGACTTAATTGTAATGCTCATTTTGATGGTTATTTCGTCAATTTCTACTGGATTTGATTTCACTACTTTAATTTTTGAAATAATTTTGAAAGGATTTGGCTTGTTATTAATATTATTTTTAGTTGGTGTTTATATATTGCCAAAAGTAACCAAATTATTTGCGAAATCCCAAGAATTATTATTATTATTTTCAATTAGTTGGTGTTTGGCATTAGCTTCTCTTTTTCATTACTTTAATTTTTCAATGGAAATTGGGGCTTTATTAGCAGGAGTTACATTATCTTTATCTCCTTATCGCTATGAAATTAGCTCTAGAATGCGACCTTTACGTGATTTTTTTATTGTTCTGTTTTTTATATTATTGGGTTCTCAAATGGTTTTTACAAGTATGCATCAGTATATTCCTGCTATACTCGCACTTTCAATATTCATATTGATTGGAAATCCTATAATAGTAATGACATTAATGGGGTTACTTGGGTATACAAGAAGGAATAGTTTCTTAGCTGGATTAACTGTGGCTCAAATCAGCGAATTCTCTTTAATCCTTGTTGCATTAGGAGTTCAAGTAGGTCATCTAACAAATGAAATTTTGTCATTAGTAACAGTCATTGGTTTAATAACTATTGCGGGTTCTAGTTATATGATAATTTATGCAAACAAGATATATCCCTATCTGTCAAAATATTTGAAGATTTTTGAAAAAAGAGGAAGTAAAGTAGATGAACATAAATACCACGAGCGTGACCTCTATGATATTATTCTTTTTGGATGCAATCGGATTGGTTATGATTTAATAGAATCTTTTAAAAAGATAAAAAAGAAATTTTTGGTTATTGACTATAACCCAGAAACAATAAGGGGTCTTGCAAAAGAAAAAATTGATTGCAGATATGGTGATGCCAGCGATCCAGAATTATTAAATGAATTGAGTTTTTCAAAAGCTAAGATGATATATTCAACAATACCTGACTTTGATACAAATCTTTTATTAATTAATAAAATTAGAGAGTCTAATAAAAAAGCGATTATAATTGTTGTTTCTCATCAGATTGATGAGGCTTTAGAATTATATGATAAAGGTGCTACTTATGTAATTATGCCTCACTTTTTAGGAGGAAGTCATGCCTCTACATTGATTGAAAAGTATGGACTAGGTTTTAATAAATTTCTAAAAGAAAAAGTTGCTCATATTGAAAATTTAAGAACTAAGAAAAAGAGAGGACATGAACATCCTAAACATGAAGGGCATTAG
- the gyrB gene encoding DNA topoisomerase (ATP-hydrolyzing) subunit B: protein MSEEKTKTEYKADSIHVLAGLEAVRKRPAMYIGDISLAGLHHLVYEAVDNSVDEALAGHCTEIIVKIHKDNSITVIDNGRGIPVDIHPKFNKPALEIVMTKLHAGGKFDKKTYKVSGGLHGVGISVVNALSKHIRVEVKRDNKIYMQEFSLGKPLADMKIIGDTDKSGTKVTFTPDDSIFQETKFHFDTLASRLRELAFLNKGLKIELHDERTDKKAEFCYTEGIISFVEFLNKNKNPLNGIIYFKKEKEDIGVEVALQYNESYQENVFAFANNINTIEGGTHLSGFKTALTRTTNQYLEKQKIRDIKLSSDDVREGLTAVISIKIKEPQFEGQTKTKLGNSEVKGIVDSVVHDNLTNFLEENPAIAKSIISKTINAAKAREAARKAKELTRRKGALNNNSLPGKLSDCSNKDPSLCEVYIVEGDSAGGSAKQGRNREFQAILPLRGKILNVEKARLDKILHSNEIVTIITALGAGIGDEFDVSKLRYHKVIIMTDADVDGSHIRTLLLTFFYRYMKPLIENGNIHIAMPPLYKVKKGKENYWIYSEEKLKETMQKIGDNFSVQRYKGLGEMNPKQLWDTTMDPEHRTLMKVSLEDGVEADRIFTILMGEEVLPRREFIEQHAKEVVNLDI from the coding sequence ATGTCAGAAGAAAAAACAAAAACAGAATATAAAGCAGATTCTATACATGTATTAGCTGGCCTAGAAGCAGTTAGAAAACGTCCAGCAATGTATATAGGAGACATTTCTTTAGCAGGTCTGCATCACCTGGTCTATGAAGCAGTAGACAATTCAGTAGATGAAGCTTTAGCAGGACACTGTACAGAAATAATAGTTAAAATCCATAAAGATAATTCTATAACAGTTATTGATAATGGAAGGGGAATTCCTGTTGATATTCATCCTAAATTCAACAAACCAGCACTAGAAATAGTTATGACAAAGCTTCATGCAGGAGGAAAGTTCGATAAAAAAACATACAAAGTTTCAGGAGGCCTCCATGGTGTGGGTATTTCTGTTGTTAACGCACTATCAAAGCATATAAGAGTAGAAGTAAAAAGAGACAACAAAATTTATATGCAGGAATTTTCTTTAGGAAAACCCTTAGCAGACATGAAAATCATAGGGGATACAGATAAGAGTGGAACAAAAGTCACCTTTACCCCAGACGATTCAATTTTTCAGGAAACAAAATTTCACTTTGATACTTTAGCTTCAAGATTAAGAGAATTAGCATTTCTTAACAAAGGCCTTAAAATAGAATTACACGACGAAAGAACAGATAAAAAAGCAGAATTTTGTTATACTGAAGGGATTATAAGCTTTGTTGAATTTCTAAACAAAAACAAAAACCCATTAAATGGCATTATCTATTTTAAAAAAGAAAAAGAAGACATTGGTGTAGAAGTTGCTCTACAATATAATGAAAGCTACCAGGAAAATGTTTTCGCTTTTGCTAATAACATTAACACGATTGAAGGAGGAACCCATCTTAGTGGTTTTAAAACAGCTCTAACAAGAACAACAAATCAATATCTTGAAAAACAAAAAATAAGAGATATAAAATTAAGTTCAGATGATGTTAGGGAAGGCCTAACAGCAGTTATCTCAATCAAAATAAAAGAGCCGCAATTTGAAGGCCAGACAAAAACAAAACTAGGAAATTCTGAAGTAAAAGGTATTGTGGATAGTGTTGTTCATGATAATTTAACAAATTTCTTAGAAGAAAATCCTGCTATAGCTAAATCAATCATATCAAAAACAATAAATGCAGCAAAAGCAAGAGAAGCTGCTAGAAAAGCAAAAGAACTAACAAGAAGAAAAGGCGCCTTAAACAACAATAGCCTGCCTGGAAAACTATCTGATTGCTCAAATAAAGACCCTTCTTTATGTGAAGTATATATTGTAGAAGGAGATTCAGCAGGAGGATCAGCAAAACAAGGTAGAAACAGAGAGTTCCAAGCTATCCTACCTTTGAGAGGAAAAATTCTTAATGTAGAAAAAGCAAGATTAGATAAAATTTTACACTCAAATGAGATTGTAACAATAATAACAGCATTAGGAGCTGGAATTGGAGATGAGTTTGATGTTTCTAAATTAAGATACCATAAAGTAATCATTATGACAGATGCTGATGTTGATGGGTCCCATATAAGAACACTATTATTAACATTTTTTTACAGATATATGAAACCTTTGATAGAAAACGGAAATATTCACATTGCAATGCCTCCATTATACAAAGTTAAAAAAGGAAAGGAGAATTATTGGATATATTCTGAAGAAAAACTAAAAGAAACAATGCAAAAAATAGGAGATAATTTTTCAGTTCAACGATATAAAGGTCTTGGAGAAATGAATCCAAAGCAATTATGGGACACAACAATGGATCCTGAACACAGAACATTAATGAAGGTTAGTCTAGAAGATGGTGTTGAAGCAGATAGAATATTCACAATTTTAATGGGAGAAGAAGTTTTACCTAGAAGAGAATTTATTGAACAACACGCAAAAGAAGTTGTTAATTTAGATATATAG
- a CDS encoding 4Fe-4S ferredoxin produces the protein MPKPTIDYKKCTNCGTCIEVCPVDVYEKKGDKTVVAKPDDCIGCKACEVQCPEKAITVED, from the coding sequence ATGCCAAAACCGACAATTGATTATAAAAAATGCACAAACTGCGGAACATGCATAGAAGTTTGTCCTGTAGATGTTTATGAAAAAAAAGGCGATAAAACAGTTGTAGCAAAACCAGATGATTGTATTGGTTGTAAAGCCTGTGAAGTTCAGTGCCCTGAAAAAGCAATCACTGTTGAAGATTAA
- a CDS encoding Kae1-associated kinase Bud32 has protein sequence MKLIAQGAEAKLYQDKSNLIKDRIKKSYRIQEIDKRLRKRRTKKEAKLLDKLNSLGFTPKLIEADENKIIMEFIEGKTLRDCLTEKNYKQLMKELGQKIAILHENNIIHGDLTTSNFIFNKQIYFIDFGLSFESHKVEDKAVDLHLLRQALESKHYKIWKECFEEVLKSYKNKEVIERLKLVETRGRYKHK, from the coding sequence ATGAAACTAATAGCGCAGGGAGCAGAAGCAAAATTATATCAGGATAAATCTAATCTAATTAAAGACAGGATTAAAAAGAGTTATAGAATTCAAGAAATTGATAAAAGATTAAGAAAAAGAAGAACAAAAAAAGAAGCAAAACTTCTAGATAAACTAAATTCATTAGGATTTACTCCAAAACTAATAGAAGCAGACGAAAATAAAATAATTATGGAGTTTATTGAAGGCAAAACACTAAGAGATTGCCTAACAGAAAAAAACTACAAACAATTAATGAAAGAATTAGGCCAAAAAATAGCAATTTTACATGAAAATAACATTATTCACGGAGATCTAACAACATCTAATTTTATTTTTAACAAACAAATCTATTTTATAGACTTTGGATTAAGCTTTGAAAGCCATAAAGTAGAAGATAAAGCAGTTGATCTGCATCTATTAAGACAAGCATTAGAATCAAAACACTATAAAATCTGGAAAGAATGTTTTGAAGAAGTATTAAAATCCTATAAAAATAAAGAAGTTATAGAAAGATTAAAACTCGTTGAAACAAGAGGAAGATATAAACATAAATAA
- the dnaJ gene encoding molecular chaperone DnaJ: protein MTKDYYKILGVSKSATKDEIKSAYKKLAKKYHPDVNKSDGSSEKFKELNEAASVLGDDNKRQQYDQFGTAANGFNGGGFNPSDFANFGFEDILNQFFGGGRSRGRRREPESGNNLLYELEIDLEDAAFGATKTIVIPRLEKCEKCDGSGAKSKSDVVNCPDCHGSGYVRQERRTPFGYFSQTAHCRKCGGEGKYIKEECSVCDGTGVVKKTRNIDVDIPKGTSDGLRLRISGEGEAGRRGGPSGNLYVELNIKPHKIFEREDDDLNLEVPISFTQASLGTEIEVPTLDGRAKLKIPAGTQTHTLFRMRGKGMPHLNGHGHGDQNIRVIVQVPEKLTKKQKDLLKEFEKTDKDKSLFKKVFK from the coding sequence ATGACAAAGGATTATTATAAAATATTAGGAGTTAGTAAAAGTGCTACAAAAGATGAGATTAAAAGTGCCTATAAAAAACTAGCTAAGAAATATCATCCTGATGTAAATAAGAGCGATGGTTCTTCTGAAAAATTTAAAGAATTAAATGAGGCTGCTTCTGTATTAGGGGATGATAATAAACGTCAACAGTATGATCAGTTTGGAACAGCTGCAAATGGATTTAATGGTGGTGGTTTTAATCCTAGTGATTTTGCAAATTTTGGTTTTGAAGATATATTGAATCAGTTTTTTGGTGGTGGGAGATCAAGAGGAAGGAGGCGTGAACCTGAAAGCGGAAACAATCTCTTATATGAATTAGAGATTGATTTAGAAGATGCTGCTTTTGGTGCTACAAAAACAATAGTTATTCCAAGGCTTGAAAAATGTGAAAAATGTGATGGAAGTGGAGCTAAATCTAAATCTGATGTTGTAAATTGTCCTGATTGTCATGGAAGTGGTTATGTAAGACAAGAAAGGAGAACGCCTTTTGGTTATTTTTCTCAAACAGCTCATTGTAGAAAGTGTGGAGGAGAAGGTAAATATATTAAAGAAGAGTGTTCTGTTTGTGATGGAACTGGTGTAGTTAAAAAAACAAGAAACATTGATGTAGATATTCCTAAAGGCACTAGTGATGGTTTAAGATTAAGAATTTCTGGAGAAGGAGAAGCTGGCAGAAGAGGAGGACCATCTGGAAATCTTTATGTTGAATTAAATATAAAACCACATAAAATATTTGAAAGAGAGGATGATGATTTAAATCTTGAAGTTCCAATAAGCTTTACTCAGGCTTCGTTAGGTACTGAAATAGAAGTTCCAACTTTAGATGGCAGGGCAAAACTAAAAATTCCTGCTGGAACTCAGACACATACTTTGTTTAGAATGAGAGGAAAAGGAATGCCTCATCTCAATGGTCATGGTCATGGGGATCAAAACATAAGAGTAATTGTTCAGGTTCCTGAGAAATTAACAAAGAAACAAAAGGATTTGTTAAAAGAGTTTGAAAAAACCGATAAGGATAAAAGTTTGTTTAAGAAGGTTTTTAAATGA